A genomic stretch from Fusarium musae strain F31 chromosome 9, whole genome shotgun sequence includes:
- the ATP2 gene encoding atp2, beta subunit of the F1 sector of mitochondrial F1F0 ATP synthase (EggNog:ENOG41~BUSCO:EOG09261T74), with product MFKSGISSFARAARPAVVPRRALRPSSLRLPISSRWASTASVGTGKIHQVIGAVVDVKFDTQKLPAILNSLETENNGQKLVLEVSQHLGENVVRCIAMDGTEGLVRGASAQDTGAPITIPVGPATLGRIMNVTGDPIDERGPIKTDKRLPIHTEAPEFVEQSTSAEVLVTGIKVVDLLAPYARGGKIGLFGGAGVGKTVFIQELINNIAKAHGGYSVFTGVGERTREGNDLYHEMQETSVIQLDGESKVALVFGQMNEPPGARARVALTGLTVAEYFRDEEGQDVLLFIDNIFRFTQAGSEVSALLGRIPSAVGYQPTLAVDMGGMQERITTTTKGSITSVQAVYVPADDLTDPAPATTFAHLDATTVLSRGISELGIYPAVDPLDSKSRMLDPRVVGQEHYDVATRVQQILQEYKSLQDIIAILGMDELSEADKLTVERARKIQRFLSQPFTVAQVFTGIEGKLVDLKETINSFKAILNGEGDNLPEGAFYMVGDFASAKAKGEKILAELEGQ from the exons ATGTTCAAGAG CGGCATTTCCTCCTTCGCCCGCGCGGCTCGCCCGGCCGTCGTCCCTCGACGTGCCCTCCGACCTTCATCTCTCCGACTCCCCATCTCCAGCCGATGGGCGAGCACTGCCAGCGTCGGCACCGGCAAGATTCACCAG GTCATCGGTGCCGTCGTCGACG TCAAGTTCGATACTCAGAAGCTCCCCGCCATTCTCAACTCTCTTGAGACTGAGAACAATGGCCAGAAGCTCGTTCTCGAGGTTTCC CAACATTTGGGAGAGAACGTCGTCCGTTGCATTGCTATGGACG GTACTGAGGGTCTCGTCCGAGGTGCTTCCGCCCAGGACACCGGTGCTCCCATCACCATTCCTGTCGGACCCGCCACTCTTGGTCGTATCATGAACGTCACTGGTGACCCCATCGACGAGCGTGGTCCCATCAAGACTGACAAGCGCCTTCCTATCCACACCGAAGCCCCCGAGTTCGTCGAGCAGTCCACCTCTGCTGAGGTTCTTGTCACTGGTATCAAGGTCGtcgatcttcttgctccctacGCCCGTGGTGGAAAGATTGGTTTGTTCGGTGGCGCTGGTGTCGGCAAGACTGTGTTCATTCaggagctcatcaacaacatcgccAAGGCCCACGGTGGTTACTCCGTCTTCACCGGTGTCGGTGAGCGAACCCGTGAGGGTAACGATTTGTACCACGAAATGCAGGAGACTTCCGTCATTCAGCTTGATGGCGAGTCCAAGGTCGCCCTGGTCTTCGGTCAGATGAACGAGCCCCCTGGAGCTCGCGCCCGTGTCGCCCTTACCGG TTTGACGGTGGCTGAATATTTCCGTGATGAAGAGGGTCAGGACGTGCTGCTTTTCATTGACAACATTTTCCGATTCACTCAGGCCGGTTCCGAGGTGTCTGCCCTTCTTGGTCGTATTCCCTCTGCCGTCGGTTACCAGCCCACCCTGGCCGTCGACATGGGTGGTATGCAGGAGCGTATTACCACTACCACCAAGGGCTCCATTACCTCAGTCCAGGCTGTCTACGTCCCTGCTGACGATTTGACTGATCCTGCCCCTGCCACCACTTTCGCCCATTTGGACGCCACCACTGTCTTGTCTCGTGGTATCTCTGAGTTGGGTATCTACCCCGCTGTCGACCCTCTCGATTCTAAGTCCCGTATGTTGGATCCCCGAGTTGTTGGTCAAGAGCACTACGACGTCGCCACCCGTGTCCAGCAGATCCTCCAGGAGTACAAGTCTCTTCAGGATATTATTGCCATTCTGGGTATGGATGAGTTGTCTGAGGCCGACAAGCTTACTGTCGAGCGTGCCCGTAAGATCCAGCGTTTCCTGAGCCAGCCTTTCACTGTCGCCCAGGTTTTCACTGGTATCGAGGGTAAGCTCGTTGACCTTAAGGAGACCATCAACTCCTTCAAGGCCATCCTTAACGGTGAAGGTGACAACCTTCCTGAGGGTGCCTTCTACATGGTTGGTGACTTCGCCTccgccaaggccaagggtgagaagattcttgctgagcttgagggtCAGTAA